A region from the Pelagovum pacificum genome encodes:
- a CDS encoding alpha-D-ribose 1-methylphosphonate 5-triphosphate diphosphatase, whose product MSGETVLANARLVLADEIVTGSLVLRDDRIVEVGQGRSVPVGATDCEGDLLSPGLVELHTDNLERHLSPRPAVAWPHDAAILAHDAELAGCGITTVFDALRVGALRDAEGVRETAYARGLATELQALWRAGALRISHHVHLRAEVCSHTLIEELESFGPDDRVGLLSLMDHTPGQRQFADVSKYRQYMMGKHAMDEAMFERFAARLVDLQAEVGAVHEAAAVAAAGRLGATLASHDDTTPEHVMASAGQGARVAEFPTTLAAAEACRAAGIAVMMGAPNIVRGGSHSGNVAAAELAQAGLLDILSSDYVPAALLTGAMMLAQLTGDLPGALATVTSAPARAVGLDDRGELAGGKRADLVRLRLVGDIARPVSVWSAGRRVA is encoded by the coding sequence ATGAGCGGTGAGACGGTACTGGCCAACGCGCGGCTCGTCCTCGCGGACGAGATCGTGACCGGGTCGCTGGTCCTGCGGGACGACCGGATCGTCGAGGTCGGGCAGGGGCGTAGCGTTCCCGTCGGCGCGACCGACTGCGAAGGGGACCTGCTCTCGCCGGGACTGGTCGAACTGCATACCGACAACCTCGAGCGGCACCTGTCGCCGCGACCGGCGGTGGCCTGGCCGCACGACGCCGCGATCCTCGCGCATGATGCGGAACTGGCCGGCTGCGGGATCACCACCGTGTTCGACGCGCTGCGGGTCGGTGCGCTGCGTGACGCGGAGGGCGTGCGCGAAACGGCCTATGCAAGGGGTCTGGCCACCGAGCTGCAGGCGCTCTGGCGGGCGGGGGCGCTGCGCATCTCGCACCACGTTCACCTGCGGGCGGAGGTCTGTTCGCATACGCTGATCGAGGAGCTCGAAAGCTTCGGGCCGGATGACCGTGTCGGGCTGCTCAGCCTCATGGATCACACGCCGGGGCAGCGGCAATTCGCGGATGTCTCGAAGTACCGGCAGTACATGATGGGCAAGCACGCGATGGACGAAGCGATGTTCGAGCGCTTCGCGGCCCGGCTGGTCGACTTGCAGGCGGAGGTCGGGGCCGTCCACGAAGCGGCGGCAGTCGCGGCGGCGGGGCGGCTCGGCGCAACGCTGGCGAGCCACGACGATACGACGCCGGAGCACGTGATGGCGAGCGCCGGACAGGGCGCGCGGGTGGCGGAGTTCCCGACCACGCTCGCCGCGGCGGAGGCCTGCCGCGCGGCAGGCATCGCGGTGATGATGGGGGCGCCCAACATCGTGCGGGGCGGCTCGCACTCGGGCAACGTGGCCGCGGCGGAGCTGGCGCAGGCGGGGCTGCTCGACATTCTCAGCTCGGACTACGTGCCGGCGGCGCTGCTGACCGGCGCGATGATGTTGGCGCAACTGACCGGGGACCTGCCGGGGGCGCTGGCGACGGTGACCTCCGCCCCGGCGCGGGCGGTCGGGCTCGATGACCGGGGAGAGTTGGCCGGCGGCAAACGGGCCGACCTCGTACGGTTGCGGCTGGTCGGTGACATCGCGCGCCCGGTCTCGGTCTGGTCGGCGGGCCGGCGGGTCGCCTGA
- a CDS encoding ABC transporter ATP-binding protein: MSGVTLKDIRKSYGAFEVIKGVDLDIRSKEFVVFVGPSGCGKSTLLRMIAGLEEITGGELKIGDTVMNDVDASRRGIAMVFQSYALYPHMTVEENMGFALKYAGVKKDEIKRQVGEAARILELDKLMDRRPKDLSGGQRQRVAIGRAIVRHPDVFLFDEPLSNLDAELRVQMRIEIARLHSELQSTIIYVTHDQVEAMTLADKIVVLRDGRIEQVGTPLDLYDDPDNIFVAGFIGSPRMNFLPAIVQNGRLVFDEHDGQSVAPPPLATKLSDGMEVTVGLRPEHFTKEGEGVLELTVEIVENLGGETYAYARQGQSGVLTIATGGARNLHKGDTLRATYDPGDALLFSRDGARLR; encoded by the coding sequence ATGAGCGGCGTCACCCTCAAGGACATCCGCAAGAGCTACGGCGCCTTCGAGGTCATCAAGGGCGTCGACCTCGACATCCGCTCCAAGGAGTTCGTGGTCTTCGTCGGCCCCTCCGGCTGCGGCAAGTCCACTCTGCTGCGGATGATCGCGGGACTGGAGGAGATCACCGGCGGCGAGCTGAAGATCGGCGACACGGTGATGAACGACGTCGACGCCTCCCGGCGCGGCATCGCGATGGTGTTCCAGTCCTACGCGCTCTACCCGCACATGACGGTCGAGGAAAACATGGGCTTCGCGCTGAAATATGCCGGAGTGAAGAAGGACGAGATCAAGCGCCAGGTGGGCGAGGCCGCCCGCATCCTCGAACTCGACAAGCTGATGGACCGCCGGCCCAAGGACCTCTCCGGCGGCCAGCGCCAGCGTGTCGCCATCGGGCGCGCGATCGTGCGCCACCCGGATGTCTTCCTGTTCGACGAGCCGCTGTCCAACCTCGATGCCGAACTGCGCGTACAGATGCGGATCGAGATCGCCCGGCTTCATTCCGAACTCCAGTCCACCATCATCTACGTCACCCACGACCAGGTCGAGGCGATGACCCTCGCCGACAAGATCGTCGTGCTGCGGGATGGCCGGATCGAGCAGGTCGGCACGCCGCTCGACCTCTACGACGACCCCGACAACATCTTCGTCGCGGGCTTCATCGGCAGCCCCCGGATGAACTTCCTGCCCGCCATCGTGCAGAACGGGCGCCTGGTCTTCGACGAACATGACGGCCAGTCCGTCGCGCCGCCGCCTCTGGCGACGAAGCTGTCGGACGGGATGGAAGTGACCGTCGGCCTGCGGCCGGAGCATTTCACGAAAGAGGGCGAAGGCGTGCTGGAGCTGACGGTCGAGATCGTCGAGAACCTCGGCGGCGAGACCTATGCCTATGCCCGGCAGGGCCAGTCCGGCGTTCTGACGATCGCGACGGGCGGGGCGCGGAACCTCCACAAGGGAGACACGCTCCGCGCGACGTATGACCCCGGAGACGCGCTGCTGTTCAGCCGCGACGGCGCGCGGTTGCGCTGA
- a CDS encoding glycoside hydrolase family 2 protein gives MRFKTDFNDGWIFEGKEEVRLPHTAVDLPFNYLDETSYQRPFTYEKRFKKSADWDGKEVAVHFEGAMANAKVSLNGEELLTHPDGYTPFELRLTDRLTDGENVLTVVIDGSENPEIPPFGGQIDYLTYAGIYRDVWLRITSPVAIGPTKIETPDALADAKTVTARVELDNPQGLPLDGTLKAELLDATGAPVAETQADAAATVNLNFEQLTGLELWDLHQPTLYTLRLTLTTGAGEDVTETRFGFRTAEFTTEGFFLNGRHLKIRGLNRHQSFPYAGYALGNAAQRADADILKNDLRLNLVRTSHYPQSVAFLDRCDEIGLLVFEEIPGWQHIGGEGWKAESVENVRRMIRRDWNHPSIILWGVRINESPDDHDFYVATNKAARELDTTRQTGGVRCHTDSEFLEDVYTMNDFIMGEFEVNGNRTRMGLRSIAETTGLDQPVPYLVTEFNGHMYPTKIFDQEQRQAEHVTRHLEVLDAAYGDPQVSGCIGWCAFDYNTHKDFGSGDRICYHGVMDMFREPKFAAHVYASQGDPDGGAVLEPVTFWSRGERNIGGVLPLIILTNCDEIEVEFGGYKTRIKPDRERFPHLPHPPVIADKQHFGGAGGTWGMSWLTGKLTGYVDGKAVMHREFVPDPLPTTLEVEADADTLAVHDEVRVMIRALDQAGNKLPFFFDPVEISLDGPARLVGPATPPMRGGSTGAWIKATGPGQITLTVTQAALGTQTITLTAEDVP, from the coding sequence ATGCGCTTCAAGACTGACTTCAACGACGGCTGGATCTTCGAGGGGAAAGAGGAGGTCCGCCTTCCCCACACCGCCGTAGACCTGCCCTTCAACTACCTCGACGAGACGAGCTACCAGCGCCCCTTCACCTACGAGAAGCGGTTCAAGAAATCGGCCGATTGGGACGGCAAGGAGGTCGCGGTCCACTTCGAAGGCGCGATGGCCAACGCCAAGGTCTCGTTGAACGGAGAAGAGCTGCTCACCCACCCCGACGGCTACACCCCGTTCGAGCTGCGCCTGACGGATCGGCTCACCGACGGTGAGAATGTCCTGACCGTCGTGATCGACGGCTCCGAGAACCCGGAGATCCCGCCCTTCGGCGGCCAGATCGACTACCTCACCTATGCCGGCATCTACCGCGACGTCTGGCTCAGGATCACGAGCCCCGTCGCTATCGGCCCGACCAAGATCGAGACGCCCGATGCGCTGGCCGATGCCAAGACGGTCACCGCCCGTGTCGAGCTCGACAACCCGCAGGGCCTGCCGCTCGACGGTACGCTGAAGGCGGAGCTGCTGGACGCCACCGGCGCCCCCGTGGCCGAAACACAGGCCGACGCCGCCGCGACGGTGAATCTGAATTTCGAACAGCTCACCGGGCTGGAGCTCTGGGACCTGCATCAGCCGACGCTCTACACGCTGCGCCTGACGCTGACGACGGGCGCGGGCGAGGACGTGACCGAGACGCGCTTCGGCTTCCGCACGGCGGAATTTACGACCGAGGGCTTCTTCCTCAACGGTCGCCACCTGAAGATCCGGGGCCTGAACCGGCACCAGTCCTTCCCCTACGCGGGCTATGCGCTCGGCAACGCGGCACAGCGGGCCGACGCCGACATCCTCAAGAACGACCTGCGGCTGAACCTCGTGCGGACCTCGCACTACCCGCAGTCCGTCGCCTTCCTCGACCGCTGCGACGAAATCGGCCTGCTGGTGTTCGAGGAAATCCCCGGCTGGCAGCACATCGGTGGCGAGGGCTGGAAGGCGGAGAGCGTCGAGAACGTCCGCCGGATGATCCGCCGCGACTGGAACCACCCGTCGATCATCCTCTGGGGCGTGCGGATCAACGAAAGCCCCGACGATCACGACTTCTACGTTGCGACCAACAAGGCCGCGCGCGAGCTCGACACCACGCGCCAGACCGGGGGCGTGCGCTGCCACACCGACAGCGAGTTCCTCGAAGACGTCTACACGATGAACGACTTCATCATGGGCGAGTTCGAAGTGAACGGAAACCGCACCCGCATGGGCCTGCGCTCCATTGCCGAGACGACCGGACTCGACCAGCCGGTTCCCTACCTCGTGACCGAGTTCAACGGCCACATGTACCCGACCAAGATATTCGACCAGGAACAGCGGCAGGCCGAGCACGTGACCCGCCACCTGGAGGTGCTGGATGCCGCCTACGGCGATCCGCAGGTTTCGGGCTGCATCGGCTGGTGCGCCTTCGACTACAACACCCACAAGGATTTCGGCTCGGGCGACCGCATCTGCTACCACGGCGTGATGGACATGTTCCGCGAGCCGAAGTTCGCGGCCCACGTCTATGCCAGCCAGGGCGATCCCGACGGCGGCGCGGTGCTGGAGCCGGTGACCTTCTGGAGCCGGGGCGAGCGTAACATCGGTGGCGTGCTGCCGCTGATCATCCTCACCAACTGCGACGAGATCGAGGTAGAGTTCGGCGGCTACAAGACCCGCATCAAGCCCGACCGCGAGCGCTTCCCCCACCTGCCCCACCCGCCGGTGATCGCCGACAAGCAGCACTTCGGCGGCGCGGGCGGCACCTGGGGCATGTCCTGGCTGACCGGCAAGCTCACCGGCTACGTCGACGGCAAGGCGGTGATGCACCGGGAGTTCGTGCCCGATCCCCTTCCGACCACGCTCGAGGTCGAGGCGGACGCGGACACCCTCGCGGTGCACGACGAAGTGCGCGTGATGATCCGCGCGCTCGACCAGGCGGGCAACAAGCTGCCCTTCTTCTTCGACCCGGTCGAGATCTCGCTCGACGGCCCCGCCAGACTGGTGGGCCCTGCCACGCCGCCGATGCGCGGCGGCAGCACGGGCGCCTGGATCAAGGCCACCGGTCCGGGCCAGATCACGCTCACCGTCACGCAGGCGGCGCTCGGCACGCAGACCATCACCCTGACAGCGGAGGACGTGCCATGA
- a CDS encoding carbohydrate ABC transporter permease: MTVAGTPMRRTGARTATPRRPAPDRLKSIVTYTVLSIAAFVSIFPFFWMIVGTTNSSIDIQQGKASFGTYFWQNVTTLFDQVNILRVLFNSFYISIVGTLLTLLIASMAGYAFEIFRSKARERIFAVLLLMLSIPFAAFMVPLFMMMSGAGLINTYWAIILPTVANIFVIFYFRQATKAFPHELRDAAKIDGLKEWQIFLRVYMPVMQSTYAAATIIVFMLNWNNYLWPLIVLQTNDMKTMVLTISSLNSAYTPDFGVIMVATVITTLPTLIIFFVLQRLFVQGMLGSVK, translated from the coding sequence ATGACCGTCGCAGGCACCCCCATGCGCCGCACCGGCGCCCGCACCGCCACGCCCCGCCGCCCCGCGCCGGACCGGCTGAAGTCGATCGTCACCTACACGGTGCTGTCGATCGCGGCCTTCGTGTCGATCTTCCCGTTCTTCTGGATGATCGTGGGGACGACGAACTCCTCCATCGACATCCAGCAGGGCAAGGCGAGCTTCGGCACCTACTTCTGGCAGAACGTCACCACCCTATTCGACCAGGTGAACATCCTGCGGGTGCTGTTCAACTCGTTCTATATCTCGATCGTCGGCACCCTGCTGACGCTGCTCATCGCGTCGATGGCGGGCTACGCGTTCGAAATCTTCCGCTCCAAGGCGCGGGAACGCATCTTCGCCGTGCTGCTGCTGATGCTCTCGATCCCGTTCGCGGCGTTCATGGTGCCGCTGTTCATGATGATGTCGGGGGCCGGCCTCATCAACACGTACTGGGCGATCATCCTGCCGACCGTGGCGAACATCTTCGTCATCTTCTACTTCCGGCAGGCCACCAAGGCCTTCCCCCACGAACTGCGTGATGCCGCCAAAATCGACGGGCTGAAGGAGTGGCAGATCTTCCTGCGCGTCTACATGCCGGTGATGCAGTCGACCTACGCGGCGGCCACGATCATCGTGTTCATGCTGAACTGGAACAACTACCTCTGGCCGCTGATCGTCCTGCAGACCAACGACATGAAAACGATGGTGCTGACGATCTCGTCCCTGAACTCGGCCTACACGCCCGATTTCGGCGTCATCATGGTGGCCACGGTCATCACGACGCTGCCCACCCTCATCATCTTCTTCGTTCTCCAGCGGCTCTTCGTGCAGGGCATGCTGGGCTCCGTGAAATAA
- a CDS encoding carbohydrate ABC transporter permease → MAKTRLGRNESINGWGFIAPALTLIGIFMIWPILWSLWMSFQTGRGMALSFGGLSNIKRLAADPIFLKALTNTLTYLAIQVPVMIMLALVFAVMLNSPKLKGRAFFRTAIFLPSVTALVAYSILFKSMFATDGLMNEVVLGLGLVDSPIPWLSDPFWAKVVIISAITWRWTGYNMIFYLAALQNVDRSIYEAAKIDGVPAYAQFFRITIPMLKPVILFTTIISTIGTLQLFDEVQNITQGGPSNATLTLSQYIYNLTFKFMPSFGYAATVSYVIVILVALLSLVQFYVARDRK, encoded by the coding sequence TTGGCCAAGACGAGACTGGGGCGCAACGAGAGCATCAACGGTTGGGGCTTCATCGCGCCCGCGCTGACGCTCATCGGGATTTTCATGATCTGGCCGATCCTGTGGTCGCTCTGGATGAGCTTCCAGACCGGGCGCGGCATGGCGCTGAGCTTCGGCGGGCTGTCCAACATCAAGCGGCTGGCGGCGGACCCGATCTTCCTCAAGGCGCTGACCAACACGCTGACCTACCTCGCCATCCAGGTGCCGGTGATGATCATGCTGGCGCTGGTCTTCGCGGTAATGCTGAATTCGCCCAAGCTGAAGGGCCGCGCCTTCTTCCGCACCGCGATCTTCCTGCCGAGCGTCACCGCGCTCGTCGCCTATTCCATCCTGTTCAAGTCGATGTTCGCCACCGACGGGCTTATGAACGAAGTCGTTCTCGGCCTCGGTCTCGTCGACAGCCCGATCCCGTGGCTGTCCGATCCCTTCTGGGCCAAGGTCGTCATCATCTCCGCGATCACATGGCGCTGGACCGGCTACAACATGATCTTCTACCTCGCCGCGCTCCAGAACGTGGACCGCTCGATCTACGAGGCCGCGAAGATCGACGGCGTGCCGGCTTATGCACAGTTCTTCCGGATCACGATCCCGATGTTGAAACCGGTGATCCTGTTCACCACGATCATCTCGACCATCGGCACGCTGCAATTGTTCGACGAGGTGCAGAACATCACGCAGGGCGGGCCGTCGAACGCGACGCTGACCCTCTCGCAGTACATCTACAACCTGACCTTTAAGTTCATGCCGAGCTTCGGCTACGCGGCCACGGTAAGCTACGTCATCGTGATCCTCGTTGCGCTGCTGAGCCTCGTGCAATTCTACGTCGCGAGGGACCGCAAATGA